The following nucleotide sequence is from Gammaproteobacteria bacterium.
CATTGGATGACCAGCAGCGCACCGGGCGGCGGCTGGGACGGATCTTCGTTGAGCGTGGTTATCTCAGCGAAGATCAAATTGCCCAGGCTCTGGGGCGTCAGCTCAATATTCCTTATGTCAATCTCAATTTATATCAATTAAATCAAAAGGTAGTGCAGCTACTTCCCGAGGCCCAGGCACGGAGGTGGCGAGCATTGGCGCTGGAGGATCGCGGCAATCATCTATTAATCGGGATGGCCGATCCGAACGACCTATTCGCCTATGAGGAAATCTCGCGCCTGCTGCGTCGTGATATTGAATTGGCGGTGGTAAGTGAAGGGCCGCTCCTGCAAGCGATTGATCGAAATTACCGCAGAACTAACGAAATTAAGGGATTGGCTAAAGAATTAACCGCCGAGATTGGTGATGGTGCGGTTGATTTCGGGATTGCTGGCGCGCAAGGTAACGAGGATACCCCGGTCGCGCGATTACTCCATACTATTTTTGAGGATGCCGTTCAAGTCCACGCCTCTGATATTCATATTGAACCACAGGAAACTAAGGTCCAAATTCGTTTTCGCATTGATGGCGTGTTGCACCTGCAAACCGAGGCCGATTCGCGCATTGCCCAGACTTTGGTACTACGACTCAAGTTGACATCCGGCTTAGATATTTCAGAAAAACGCCTGCCGCAAGATGGACGCTTCAATGTGCGGGTCAACAATCAATCTATTGATGTGCGCGTATCAACCCTGCCGACACAGTATGGCGAATCAGTGGTCATGCGCCTGCTCAATCAACAGGCCGGAATACTCAAGCTCGACCGAATTGGAATGCCGCTTGCTATGTTGCGGCGTTTTCGTCACGCCATTCAGCACGCTAACGGCATGGTTCTTGTTACGGGTCCGACGGGGAGCGGCAAGACCACCACGTTATATTCCGCCCTGAGTGAGATTAATTCCCCTGCCAACAAGGTGATTACGGTTGAAGATCCGGTGGAGTATCGCCTGCCGGGCATCAACCAAGT
It contains:
- a CDS encoding MSHA biogenesis protein MshE, encoding MLPKRGNTTKKKIEKIRLGDILVQQSLITAEQLKFSLDDQQRTGRRLGRIFVERGYLSEDQIAQALGRQLNIPYVNLNLYQLNQKVVQLLPEAQARRWRALALEDRGNHLLIGMADPNDLFAYEEISRLLRRDIELAVVSEGPLLQAIDRNYRRTNEIKGLAKELTAEIGDGAVDFGIAGAQGNEDTPVARLLHTIFEDAVQVHASDIHIEPQETKVQIRFRIDGVLHLQTEADSRIAQTLVLRLKLTSGLDISEKRLPQDGRFNVRVNNQSIDVRVSTLPTQYGESVVMRLLNQQAGILKLDRIGMPLAMLRRFRHAIQHANGMVLVTGPTGSGKTTTLYSALSEINSPANKVITVEDPVEYRLPGINQVQVNDKIELTFARVLRAALRQDPDVILVGEVRDQETAEIALRAAMTGHLVLSTLHTNDAATTPTRLLDMGVTPFIIASSLRAVLAQRLVRIICENCAVPYMLKPYEEEWLRQCLDISTREPRYLQGQGCASCNGTGYQGRIGVYELLEMTPPLVQAATKQEVHGFMMLANQQLAGQTLRDHAIELVMQGRTMVADAMRVSDENII